In Spirochaetota bacterium, the genomic stretch CATCATATAGTTTAGATATTACATATAATAGTGACAATAATAAAATTCGTGAAACTATCACCACTATTAAAAATGGTATTTCTTATAATTTTAATACAGATAAAAAAACATATCAAATATTAATGTTAACTAATGAGAATCATGCAACCGTTTCTTTTACTAATATTACCAAAAAAGAAACTAATGCTTTTTATATATTTAATGGCAATCTGATCACTATTCAGAAAGGTAAAAGAAAAACTATAGAATTACATAATTTAGAATTGATTCTTTTGCCAGAAGTTCAATTACAAAATTTTATACAAAACAAAGAGCTAACTAATATGCAGTTTATCACCTTTAGATTATCTGATCTTAAACCCTATATTGCTCAGGCACATAAAATTCCTACTATAATTACAAATATCAAAAATATTCCCCATACTATAGTAGAACTGTCTTACGAGAATGTTTCTCCTAAGACAGTTAAATTCATTTATTATTTTAATCCTGATGGTATTGCAAGCAAAAAAGAGGGATATTTTATTGGGGCTAAAAAACCTCAACTAAATTTAATCAAACAATAATAACAGGAATATATATGATAAAAATAATAAAAAACATTGTTATTTGTTTTTGTATTGCACTCCTATCATCTTGTAGTATTGATGAAATCCCTAGACAACCTTTACTTGCAACGCCTCTAGGATTAAAAGTTAAAACAGCTCCTGCTCAAGGTGGTGGAACAGGATTAGCTTTATTTTTTACAGCAAACAACCCTGAAATTTATTTTACAGGATATGCTATTTATGTATCCACTAGAATAGAAGATTTTATATCTTTTGCTGATGCTGGAGAAGTTTTTTTCCCATTAAAACCTACTGATGTACCTGGATCTCAAGCACAATTATTAAAAAATTTTATTACAGCCAATGATGGAAATTTAACAATATATATCGGAGGAGCAATGTCCTTTCCAGAAAGAAGATTTTATCCTCCATCACCAGATTATTTATCCATCACTCCAAATTCATCTCCTGCAGATCCTACATTTACTGTAACTGGTTTCAAAGATTTACCAGATGGTACACCCTTTATATCAGGTACAGTTTATTATTTTGCTGTATATGCATATTCAGCTGTTGATACTTCGTATAGTTTACCATCAAATATTACTACTATAAATTTTCCGTAAAGATACTTATGAAAAAAAAATTAATAATATTTTTTATTTTATTTTTATCTTGTGGACTAGAAATACCCCAGCCTGTTCCTCGATTATATTCTCCAAATGGGGTACAAGTTTATAATTCAATTTTAGGGACAGGGGTTCCTGCAGCAACATTGCGCGTAACTTGGTTTGGACTTAATCCTGAATTAGAATTTTCTGGTTATAATATATATTATACAGATAATATTGCTGATGCAACTGCTTTAAAAGGCACAAAAATTCTTTGTGCTAATTTCAATCCTAAACAAGCATCTTTTGTAGTACGACAACCTTTTAATGTCAGCAGATCATTTTCCTACGATATTAAAAAATTTTACTACGCTGGTCAAGGTCAATTGTTCAGTCAAGGAAAAGAATATTGGTTTTTTGTTACAGCTTTTAATCAAGTAAGAAATCTTGAAAGTCCTCCAAGTATGTGGGCTAGTGTTATTTTTGAAGATAATACTCCTTAATTTTATTTTTTATTTGATTTATAAGTAAATCTTTCTGGAGACACATTAATGTCTTTTTTATCCTCTTTTAATTTTGATGTTTTTAATGATTCTAAAGAAAAAGCTCTAGCATATCCTTTAGGATCATTATTTTTCTCATTAAATAAAATAACTCAAAAAAATAAACATATTTTTATTATTACAGAAGACAATCCTCAAGCAAATAAAGTTTTTGAAAGTTTATCTAGTATATATTCAAATGTTATTTATTTTCCATCTATTGAAGTTATGCCTTATTCTCATGGAATCCCCTCTCTTGATATTCTTACCACAAGAATACAAACTATGTCCCTTCTTCATCAAAACAATCAAGCTTATATTATTGTCTGTGCTTATCAAAGTTTTATTAGAACATTACCACCTCGTTTATCTTTTGAAAAATCTCTTATCAAACTATCAGAACAAACACCATTAGATCTTAACAAGTTTTCACAACAATTAAAAGAATATGGTTATTCTCAAACATCTGCTGTTAGAGAAATTGGTGAATTTTCTATTAAAAATAAACTTATTGATGTATACCCTAGTCATATAGATTCTCCAATTCGTATTATTATAGAAAATAATATTATTGTTCGTATTTCTTTTTTTGATAAAAACACTCAATTAACAACTAATAAAACTAATTATATTGATATCCCCCCTTTAGCTGAATTTATTTTCCCGAAAGATAAAAAAGGATTTGAAGATCCTTTTCATAATACATTAGCACACTCAAACTTTGTTGATTATTATAACACTTTATCATCGATCACTGACTATATCACTGATCGTCAATTTGATATTTTATTTACAGAAAAGCCAGAATTCGCTGACAATAAAATACGAGCTATTTTTACTCGATTGAATGCTAACAAATTATTACTTAGTTCTATAAAAGAAAGTACTAAAAATGCATCTTGTATTTATACACATGATAATAATGGAGATTTATCTCCATTGCTTAAACTTGCTGGAAATTTTTCAGGAGGATTTTCTGGATTTGTTGTTGAATTAGAAAAAATATTGAAAAGCAAAGAAAATGTGTTTGTTTGTTTTTTTTCTGAATATAAAGAAAATGCCCGTCGAATTGCTATTATGCTTCGTCGATTCAAGCCAAAAATTGTTTCACATATTAATGAAATCAATCCTCAAAATCCAGGATTTTATATAATCACACAAAATTGGGAATTTGGATTTTTAGGAGAAGATCTTACAAATAACAGAAATATTCTCTTTATTGGTGAAACAGATATTAGTGGAAAAAAGAAAGTTTTTCGTAAAAGATTACAACAGGCAATCTATTCTAATTTTGAAACAGATATTGAACCAGGTGATGCTGTAGTACATTTGAATTATGGAATTGGAATTTTCAAAGGGATTGAAAGGATCAACACTTTAAATAAAGAAAAAGATTATATCCTTATAGAATATGCAGACAAACAAAAACTATTTGTTCCTCTCGAACAAGCAGATTTGATTGGGCGATATACTGGTGGATTTGAACAAACAAAAACAAAAATAGATTCTCTTTCTAGCAAATCATGGCAAAAGAAAAAAATTAAAGCACAAGAAGATATCGTATTATTTGCTAAACAATTGGTAGAATCACATGCAAAAAGAGTTGTTTTTGAAGGGATAGCTTTTCCTTCAGATACAGAAGAACAAAAACAATTTGAAGATTTATTTAAATATATAGAAACACCTGACCAAATTACAGCTATAGAAGAAATCAAATCTGATATGGAAAGTTTACAACCTATGGATAGACTTCTTTGTGGAGATGTTGGTTTTGGAAAAACTGAGATAGCTCTTCGTGCAGCATTTAAATCTATTTTTTCACATAAACAAGTTGCTTTACTTGCTCCTACCACTATTTTGGCAGAACAACATTATTTAACATGTTTGGATCGTTTTAAGAATTTTCCTATTAAAACGGCTTTAATCACTAGATTTACTAAAAACAATGAACGAAAAGATATTATTCAAAGAATTAAATCTCAAGAAATTGATCTACTTATTGGAACACATGCTGTATTAAACAAAGAAATTTTATTTAAAGAATTAGGCTTATTAATAATTGATGAAGAACATAAATTTGGCGTTGCTCAAAAAGAAAAAATAAAAACAAGATATCCTTATACAGATATTTTATCATTATCTGCAACACCTATACCTAGAACATTGTCTCTTGCATTAGGAAATCTAAGAGCTTTTTCAACTATTCAAACACCTCCTGAATTAAGAACTCCTGTAGAAACAATAGTCTCTGATTTTAAAAATGAATTGGTTGCTGATGCAATTCGCACAGAATTAGAAAGAGATGGACAAGTGTATTTTATTAATAATAGAATAAAAGAATTAGATAAATTTGCAAATCTTATTACAGAACTAGTACCCGAAGCATCTATTGTAGTTGCTCATGGTCAAATGGAAGAAGATGAATTAGAAAACGCATTTTTAGGATTTATGCGAGGTTATTATAATGTTCTTGTTTCCACAACTATTGTAGAAAGCGGTCTTGATATTGCTAATGCTAATACAATTATTATAAGTGATTCTCAAAGATTAGGTCTTTCACAACTTTATCAACTAAAAGGTCGTGTCGGACGATCTACTAAACAAGCCTATGCTTATTTTTTATTTCCAGAACATAAAAATATTACAGAACAAGCAACAAAAAGATTGGATGCCTTATCTGAATATACAGAATTAGGAGCTGGTTTTCAAATTGCTAAGCGTGATATGGAAATAAGAGGTGCTGGAAATATTATAGGATCTCAACAACATGGCCATTTAATAGCAATAGG encodes the following:
- the mfd gene encoding transcription-repair coupling factor, with the translated sequence MSFLSSFNFDVFNDSKEKALAYPLGSLFFSLNKITQKNKHIFIITEDNPQANKVFESLSSIYSNVIYFPSIEVMPYSHGIPSLDILTTRIQTMSLLHQNNQAYIIVCAYQSFIRTLPPRLSFEKSLIKLSEQTPLDLNKFSQQLKEYGYSQTSAVREIGEFSIKNKLIDVYPSHIDSPIRIIIENNIIVRISFFDKNTQLTTNKTNYIDIPPLAEFIFPKDKKGFEDPFHNTLAHSNFVDYYNTLSSITDYITDRQFDILFTEKPEFADNKIRAIFTRLNANKLLLSSIKESTKNASCIYTHDNNGDLSPLLKLAGNFSGGFSGFVVELEKILKSKENVFVCFFSEYKENARRIAIMLRRFKPKIVSHINEINPQNPGFYIITQNWEFGFLGEDLTNNRNILFIGETDISGKKKVFRKRLQQAIYSNFETDIEPGDAVVHLNYGIGIFKGIERINTLNKEKDYILIEYADKQKLFVPLEQADLIGRYTGGFEQTKTKIDSLSSKSWQKKKIKAQEDIVLFAKQLVESHAKRVVFEGIAFPSDTEEQKQFEDLFKYIETPDQITAIEEIKSDMESLQPMDRLLCGDVGFGKTEIALRAAFKSIFSHKQVALLAPTTILAEQHYLTCLDRFKNFPIKTALITRFTKNNERKDIIQRIKSQEIDLLIGTHAVLNKEILFKELGLLIIDEEHKFGVAQKEKIKTRYPYTDILSLSATPIPRTLSLALGNLRAFSTIQTPPELRTPVETIVSDFKNELVADAIRTELERDGQVYFINNRIKELDKFANLITELVPEASIVVAHGQMEEDELENAFLGFMRGYYNVLVSTTIVESGLDIANANTIIISDSQRLGLSQLYQLKGRVGRSTKQAYAYFLFPEHKNITEQATKRLDALSEYTELGAGFQIAKRDMEIRGAGNIIGSQQHGHLIAIGYDMYMRLLKEEVQKLQGNETNYIDTLIDLSYDAFIPDIYIHDPALKMEVYKNIISLRNQLESDNLKKELRDRYGSFPYEIETLFEISKLKLEANTIGITSITEKSTHIEIVFSSNSKANPLKILEIAKNGEHPVSFNPYNPNQLNYQTFESNAEQKVKRLTTFLRDIQDH